Proteins from one Legionella taurinensis genomic window:
- the fusA gene encoding elongation factor G — MADLNLYRNIGIFAHVDAGKTTTTERILKLTGRIHKMGEVHEGESTTDFMEQEAERGITIQSAAVSCFWKGTRFNIIDTPGHVDFTVEVYRSLKVLDGGIGVFCGSGGVEPQSETNWRYANNSKVARLIFVNKLDRIGANFLKVTEQIKKVLGANPLIMTLPIGIEENFVGVVDLLTRKAYVWDETGQPENYSVTDVPADMHDDVETYRAQLIETALEMDDELLMGYLEGVEPSIEEIKRCIRIGTRELAFFPTYCGSAFKNKGMQLLLDAVVDYLPAPHEVNPQPLTNAEGEPNGEFALVSPDEPFRALAFKIMDDRFGALTFVRIYSGKLNKGDTILNSFTGKTERVGRMVEMQANERNELQSAEAGDIIAIVGMKNVRTGHTLCDPNHECTLEAMVFPEPVISIAVSPKDKGSTEKMSIAIGKMVAEDPTFRVETDEDSGETILRGMGELHLDIKVDILKRTYDVELIVGQPQVAYRETITKSIQDSYTHKKQSGGAGQYGKIDYTIEPGEPNSGFTFLTSVVGGNVPKEFFPAIEKGFRSMMGTGPLAGFPVLDVVINLTDGAYHAVDSSAIAFEIAAKGAFRQSMPKAGPQLLEPIMKVDVYSTEEDVGNVIGDLNRRRGMISGQEPSAAGVRIKADVPLSEMFGYISTLRTLTSGRGQFSMEFSHYAPCPTSVAEAVIAKEKEKKAALAK, encoded by the coding sequence ATGGCTGATTTAAACCTTTACAGAAACATTGGTATCTTCGCTCACGTCGATGCTGGAAAAACCACGACTACCGAACGTATTCTCAAACTGACCGGTAGAATCCATAAAATGGGTGAGGTTCACGAAGGTGAATCAACAACCGACTTCATGGAGCAGGAAGCCGAGCGCGGCATTACCATCCAGTCAGCAGCGGTCAGTTGCTTCTGGAAAGGCACCCGCTTCAATATTATCGATACCCCGGGCCACGTTGACTTCACGGTTGAAGTGTATCGTTCACTGAAGGTACTCGATGGCGGTATCGGTGTATTCTGTGGTTCAGGCGGTGTTGAGCCTCAGTCAGAAACCAACTGGCGCTATGCGAACAACTCCAAAGTTGCCCGTTTGATTTTCGTCAACAAACTCGACCGTATCGGGGCAAACTTCCTGAAAGTCACCGAACAGATTAAAAAAGTCCTCGGTGCTAACCCTTTAATCATGACATTGCCTATCGGTATTGAAGAGAACTTCGTCGGTGTGGTCGATTTATTAACCCGTAAAGCCTATGTCTGGGATGAAACAGGCCAACCAGAAAATTACAGCGTAACGGATGTTCCTGCCGATATGCACGACGATGTTGAAACCTATCGTGCGCAATTGATTGAAACTGCGCTTGAGATGGACGATGAACTGCTGATGGGTTATCTCGAAGGGGTTGAGCCTTCAATCGAAGAAATCAAGCGTTGTATCCGTATTGGTACGCGTGAATTGGCCTTCTTCCCAACCTATTGCGGTTCAGCCTTTAAAAACAAAGGGATGCAGTTGTTGTTGGATGCAGTCGTTGACTACTTACCAGCTCCGCATGAAGTGAATCCACAGCCTTTGACCAACGCTGAAGGCGAGCCAAACGGTGAATTTGCTCTCGTTTCACCCGACGAGCCCTTCCGTGCTCTGGCCTTTAAAATCATGGATGACCGTTTCGGCGCCTTGACTTTCGTCCGTATTTATTCAGGAAAACTGAATAAAGGGGACACCATTCTTAATTCCTTTACCGGTAAGACAGAACGTGTCGGCCGTATGGTTGAGATGCAGGCCAATGAGCGTAATGAATTACAAAGTGCAGAAGCGGGCGACATTATCGCTATCGTCGGTATGAAAAACGTTCGCACCGGTCACACGCTTTGCGATCCAAATCACGAGTGTACACTGGAAGCGATGGTTTTCCCTGAGCCGGTTATTTCCATTGCCGTTTCGCCTAAAGACAAAGGCTCAACCGAGAAAATGAGTATTGCCATTGGTAAAATGGTTGCCGAAGATCCCACATTCAGAGTTGAGACGGATGAAGATTCAGGCGAAACCATTCTTCGTGGTATGGGTGAATTACACCTCGATATTAAAGTCGATATCTTAAAGCGTACTTACGACGTGGAATTGATTGTCGGTCAGCCACAGGTGGCTTACCGTGAAACAATCACCAAATCCATTCAGGACAGCTACACCCACAAAAAACAATCCGGTGGTGCTGGTCAATACGGTAAGATTGATTATACGATTGAACCCGGCGAGCCGAACAGTGGTTTCACTTTCCTCACTTCCGTTGTGGGTGGAAACGTACCCAAGGAATTCTTCCCAGCCATTGAGAAAGGTTTCCGCTCCATGATGGGCACTGGACCTCTGGCCGGCTTCCCTGTACTGGATGTGGTCATTAACCTCACTGACGGTGCTTACCACGCCGTTGACTCATCCGCGATTGCGTTTGAAATTGCGGCCAAAGGCGCGTTTCGTCAATCCATGCCAAAAGCAGGTCCTCAGTTGCTTGAGCCCATCATGAAGGTTGACGTTTACAGTACAGAAGAAGATGTCGGTAACGTGATTGGTGACTTGAACCGTCGTCGCGGTATGATTTCCGGTCAGGAACCAAGTGCTGCCGGTGTTCGCATCAAGGCCGATGTTCCCCTTTCAGAAATGTTTGGTTACATCAGCACCCTGCGTACCCTCACATCAGGTCGTGGTCAATTCTCCATGGAATTCTCTCACTACGCGCCTTGCCCAACCAGCGTGGCGGAAGCAGTGATTGCCAAAGAGAAAGAAAAGAAAGCCGCATTGGCCAAATAA
- the katG gene encoding catalase/peroxidase HPI encodes MDTTPINTTSKCPALHGILSTGHASFDWWPENLNFDILHQQDTQTNPMGKHFNYREEVKKLNFEELKKDLLALMTDSQSWWPADWGHYGGLMIRMSWHAAGSYRIADGRGGAGTGGQRFAPLNSWPDNVNLDKARRLLWPIKRKYGNRLSWADLIVFAGTVAYESMGLKTFGFGFGREDIWHPEKHIYWGSEKEWLGTERYADDTRESLENALAAVQMGLVYVNPEGVGGHPDPLRTAQDVRITFRRMAMNDEETVALTAGGHTVGKCHGNGDPQHLGPAPEAANVDDQGLGWLGGMGRYAVTSGLEGAWTTHPTQWDNGYFYLLLTYDWELKKSPAGAWQWEPINIKEEDKPVDVADPAIRHNPIMTDADMAMKKDPVYRQIAERFYKDPAYFSEVFARAWFKLTHRDMGPKARYIGPYVPTEDLIWQDPVPAGNKAYDVAAVKEKIRASALSIGDMVSTAWDSARTFRGSDKRGGANGARIRLAPQKDWEGNEPHRLAKVLTVLEGIAAETGASVADVIVLAGNVGIEQAAQAAGFDITVPFAPGRGDATDAMTDVDSFAVLEPLHDGYRNWLKEESPVRPEELLLNQTQLLGLTAPEMTVLVGGMRVLGTNYNNTRHGVLTEREGVLTTDFFVNLTDMAYTWKPAGPHLYEIRDRKTGTLKWTATRVDLVFGSNSILRAYVEVYAQDDNKEKFVHDFVAAWTKVMNADRFDLISC; translated from the coding sequence ATGGATACAACACCCATCAATACCACCTCAAAATGCCCTGCGTTGCACGGTATCTTATCAACGGGCCACGCGAGCTTTGACTGGTGGCCAGAAAATTTAAATTTCGACATCCTGCATCAGCAGGATACGCAAACCAATCCCATGGGAAAACACTTTAACTACCGGGAGGAAGTAAAAAAGCTGAATTTTGAGGAACTGAAGAAGGATTTGCTCGCATTGATGACGGATAGTCAAAGCTGGTGGCCTGCTGATTGGGGTCACTACGGCGGCCTCATGATCCGCATGTCCTGGCATGCTGCCGGATCCTATCGTATAGCCGATGGTCGAGGCGGTGCGGGTACGGGCGGTCAGCGTTTTGCGCCACTGAACTCCTGGCCGGATAACGTGAACCTGGATAAAGCGCGGCGATTATTATGGCCGATTAAAAGAAAATACGGCAATCGTCTCAGTTGGGCGGATTTGATTGTCTTTGCCGGAACCGTCGCTTATGAATCCATGGGGCTTAAAACCTTTGGTTTTGGTTTTGGCCGTGAGGACATCTGGCATCCCGAAAAACACATTTACTGGGGCTCAGAAAAAGAATGGCTGGGCACTGAACGTTATGCTGACGACACCCGTGAATCCCTCGAAAATGCACTGGCCGCCGTGCAAATGGGCTTGGTTTATGTGAATCCTGAAGGGGTTGGCGGGCATCCTGATCCACTGCGCACCGCTCAGGATGTGCGTATAACCTTCCGACGCATGGCGATGAATGACGAGGAGACTGTCGCGTTGACGGCGGGTGGTCATACGGTGGGTAAATGCCATGGCAACGGCGATCCCCAACACTTGGGACCTGCGCCTGAAGCCGCCAATGTCGACGATCAAGGGCTTGGCTGGCTTGGCGGCATGGGTCGTTATGCCGTGACCAGTGGTCTTGAAGGAGCCTGGACAACGCATCCCACTCAATGGGATAACGGCTATTTTTATCTCCTCCTGACCTATGATTGGGAACTGAAAAAAAGCCCTGCCGGGGCCTGGCAGTGGGAGCCGATTAACATCAAAGAAGAAGACAAACCCGTCGATGTGGCAGACCCGGCCATCCGCCACAATCCGATCATGACAGATGCCGACATGGCCATGAAGAAAGATCCCGTTTATCGTCAAATCGCTGAACGGTTCTACAAGGATCCGGCTTATTTTTCAGAGGTATTTGCGCGCGCCTGGTTCAAACTAACCCATAGAGACATGGGGCCAAAGGCACGGTACATTGGGCCTTATGTGCCTACTGAGGACTTGATTTGGCAGGATCCTGTTCCGGCAGGTAATAAAGCGTATGATGTTGCCGCCGTCAAAGAGAAAATCCGGGCCAGCGCGTTAAGTATCGGCGATATGGTTTCCACAGCCTGGGACAGTGCCCGGACGTTCCGCGGTTCCGATAAGAGGGGCGGTGCGAATGGCGCACGCATTCGCCTGGCACCACAAAAAGACTGGGAAGGTAATGAGCCGCATCGTCTGGCAAAGGTTCTGACGGTCCTCGAAGGAATTGCCGCAGAAACCGGTGCCAGCGTGGCCGATGTGATCGTTCTTGCTGGCAATGTCGGGATTGAGCAGGCAGCTCAAGCGGCTGGTTTTGACATTACCGTTCCTTTTGCTCCAGGACGCGGCGATGCCACTGACGCCATGACGGATGTCGATTCTTTTGCCGTACTGGAACCCCTTCACGATGGTTATCGTAATTGGCTTAAGGAGGAGTCACCTGTTCGTCCCGAAGAGCTTTTACTCAATCAAACACAACTCCTCGGCCTGACAGCCCCTGAAATGACGGTGTTGGTTGGTGGGATGCGGGTGTTAGGGACGAATTATAACAACACCAGGCACGGCGTACTGACCGAGCGTGAAGGGGTTCTAACCACTGATTTCTTTGTTAATCTGACCGATATGGCCTACACATGGAAACCAGCAGGACCTCATCTGTACGAGATTCGCGATCGTAAAACAGGCACTCTGAAGTGGACCGCCACGCGGGTGGATCTGGTGTTTGGCTCCAACTCCATCCTCCGTGCCTATGTGGAAGTCTATGCTCAGGACGATAACAAAGAAAAATTTGTGCACGACTTTGTTGCCGCCTGGACGAAAGTGATGAACGCGGATCGGTTCGACCTGATTTCCTGTTAA
- a CDS encoding potassium channel family protein → MMAIKINIYSKKVKKFVYAGIALASVLTLGTVGYWFIGQGDYSLVDCFYMTFITIATIGYSEVIDLDNNALGRLFTVFIALSGIGVATYIITNLTAFMVDVEISEVLMRKKMNKQIKKLKNHYIVCGVEGVGFHIIKELAETKRTSVIIDVNRAHIDKLVDVFHDQLFMMGDASDSDVLMACGINEAVGLFAITGDDNENLVISLTAKQLNPRLRVVANCHDLKNAEKMKMAGADAVVSPSYIGGMRMASEMIRSTAVSFLDTMLRDREKNLRVEEFTVHEAWFDHAIGSLNFKQYPSLLLLAVKTEGTWIYNPSPDYVLKAGDTLIFMITPEERGELEAVLKTDSHS, encoded by the coding sequence ATGATGGCTATAAAAATTAATATCTATTCAAAAAAAGTTAAAAAATTTGTCTATGCCGGTATCGCGTTAGCCTCTGTCTTGACACTAGGAACAGTGGGCTACTGGTTCATCGGTCAGGGTGACTACTCCCTGGTGGATTGTTTTTACATGACGTTCATTACCATCGCCACCATCGGTTACAGTGAAGTGATTGATTTGGATAATAACGCCCTGGGGCGATTATTTACGGTTTTTATCGCACTCTCCGGCATAGGGGTTGCCACCTACATTATTACCAATCTGACTGCTTTTATGGTGGATGTTGAAATTTCTGAAGTACTCATGAGAAAAAAAATGAATAAGCAAATTAAAAAATTAAAAAATCATTACATCGTATGTGGGGTTGAAGGGGTTGGCTTTCACATTATTAAAGAGTTGGCGGAAACAAAGCGCACGAGCGTCATCATTGACGTCAATAGAGCGCACATTGACAAATTAGTGGATGTTTTTCATGACCAATTATTCATGATGGGCGATGCCAGCGACAGTGATGTGTTAATGGCCTGCGGCATTAACGAGGCAGTGGGCCTTTTTGCGATTACAGGGGATGACAATGAAAACCTTGTGATAAGCCTCACGGCTAAACAGCTGAACCCTCGCCTTCGTGTCGTTGCCAATTGTCATGATCTTAAGAATGCGGAGAAAATGAAAATGGCGGGTGCTGATGCGGTGGTCTCTCCCAGTTACATCGGCGGCATGCGTATGGCATCGGAAATGATCCGTTCCACGGCGGTGTCCTTTTTAGATACCATGCTCAGGGACAGAGAAAAAAACTTACGCGTTGAAGAGTTCACCGTTCATGAGGCCTGGTTTGACCACGCCATTGGAAGTTTAAATTTCAAACAATATCCCAGCCTGCTGCTATTAGCCGTTAAAACAGAAGGGACCTGGATTTATAACCCCTCGCCTGATTATGTGCTGAAAGCAGGGGATACGTTGATTTTTATGATCACGCCGGAGGAGAGGGGGGAATTGGAGGCGGTTTTAAAAACAGATTCGCACTCTTAG
- a CDS encoding DEAD/DEAH box helicase, with protein sequence MSFASLGLIEPLTNAVKVLGYDQPSAIQAKAIPEILVGNDLLASAQTGTGKTASFVLPILQKTSVKSRARSNRTKVLILTPTRELAAQVHESIVQYGANMSLRSAVVFGGVKINPQMMRLRAGVELLVATPGRLLDLHQQNAIHFDEVDTLVLDEADRMLDMGFIHDIKRIIKLLPEKRQNLLFSATFSDEIRKLVKGILNRPVEIEVAPRNVTADAVKQVVHPVDKGRKSELLSHLIHSKKWGQTIVFTRTKHGANKLVKQLQTSNIHAQAIHGNKSQAQRTKVLAEFKSGELHILVATDIAARGLDIDQLPCVVNYDLPQVAEDYVHRIGRTGRAGASGLAVSLVSADEINQLQSIQKLIQCKLQRKEVEGFEPEHHLPTEVMARPPVKKPNAPRRQGLNAAGRQSHYRQGKPRAGARTKA encoded by the coding sequence ATGAGTTTTGCATCCCTAGGCTTAATTGAGCCTTTAACCAATGCCGTGAAGGTATTAGGCTATGACCAACCCTCCGCCATTCAGGCTAAAGCCATCCCTGAAATTTTGGTGGGCAACGATCTTTTAGCTTCCGCCCAGACAGGAACCGGTAAAACGGCCAGTTTTGTGTTGCCCATTCTGCAAAAGACCAGCGTAAAATCGCGTGCCAGAAGTAACCGTACCAAAGTATTGATTTTAACACCCACCCGCGAATTGGCGGCGCAGGTTCATGAGAGCATTGTGCAGTATGGCGCCAACATGTCGTTGCGTTCTGCGGTGGTCTTTGGCGGGGTAAAAATTAATCCTCAGATGATGCGTTTGCGTGCAGGGGTTGAGCTCCTGGTGGCGACACCCGGCCGCTTGTTGGACCTGCATCAACAAAACGCTATTCACTTTGATGAAGTGGACACCCTGGTGCTCGATGAAGCCGACCGCATGCTGGACATGGGCTTTATTCACGACATTAAGCGAATCATTAAATTATTACCGGAAAAACGCCAGAATCTGCTCTTTTCAGCCACCTTTTCCGATGAAATCCGCAAGCTGGTCAAAGGCATTCTTAATCGCCCGGTAGAAATTGAAGTGGCTCCGAGAAACGTCACGGCAGATGCCGTGAAGCAAGTCGTCCATCCGGTTGATAAAGGGCGAAAAAGCGAGTTATTAAGCCATTTGATTCACAGCAAAAAGTGGGGGCAAACCATTGTCTTTACCCGCACCAAACATGGCGCCAATAAACTGGTCAAACAATTGCAGACCTCAAACATTCATGCCCAGGCGATTCACGGCAATAAATCACAAGCTCAGCGCACCAAAGTGCTGGCAGAATTCAAATCCGGTGAATTACACATCCTGGTGGCCACGGACATCGCGGCCCGCGGGTTGGACATCGATCAGTTGCCCTGCGTGGTTAATTATGATTTACCGCAAGTGGCGGAAGATTACGTGCACCGCATCGGCAGAACGGGACGAGCCGGCGCCTCGGGGTTGGCGGTGTCTTTAGTCAGTGCCGATGAGATTAATCAACTTCAGTCTATCCAAAAATTAATCCAATGCAAACTGCAGCGTAAGGAGGTGGAAGGCTTCGAGCCGGAACATCATTTACCCACAGAGGTCATGGCCCGTCCCCCTGTAAAAAAGCCCAATGCGCCAAGACGTCAAGGGTTGAATGCAGCCGGCAGGCAGTCGCACTACCGTCAAGGTAAACCGCGAGCAGGCGCTCGGACGAAGGCTTGA
- a CDS encoding MltA domain-containing protein: MNRSVLFLALMTFSLLADAALPADAIQRCLDVRRFADYTTRQKMAAREPGVLRFKFHKIPSSQLPFANLAGNMDEVISALSHQIKNCKKSRGEFQRITIAGRQLNRQDWCLRTNQKMLALAKAAHGNFKTYVSALKTQFDWYKSEGWPENHAGFKQGEFQFTAYYAPAAIEARSQRGGDFLYPIYGNPGVVNAALESKRLKLKGPLCGVDPLTNMARGFCLKHKNGTYSVVPDREEIEHGALDKRHIIGYVKDPNDPAFLMVEGSGSLVLDGKFLHVNYAGANGRPRTMLGRIVQCAQDPTCGGNLETIERCAHDPKCHDEAKLRCNVSQKIKQSAASEKQIRQYLDSLHPHQADNLRNRDQSYVFFAKEEGGPYGSENITLTPHASCATDHKVIPVGMSFIYHCNNKTSWCLAQDTGGAIVGAHVDVYKGEGDQAGVEANAINHAGSLFLALPKG; this comes from the coding sequence ATGAATCGTTCCGTTTTATTTCTTGCCTTGATGACGTTCAGTTTACTCGCCGACGCAGCACTCCCAGCCGATGCAATCCAGCGCTGCCTGGATGTCAGGCGGTTTGCAGACTACACCACCCGGCAAAAAATGGCAGCCAGGGAGCCCGGTGTTCTGCGCTTTAAATTTCATAAAATTCCATCCTCGCAACTCCCCTTTGCAAACCTGGCGGGCAATATGGATGAAGTGATTAGCGCCTTAAGTCACCAGATTAAAAACTGCAAAAAAAGCCGCGGTGAGTTCCAAAGAATAACCATTGCCGGCCGGCAACTTAACCGACAGGATTGGTGCCTTCGTACCAATCAAAAAATGCTCGCGCTGGCGAAAGCGGCCCATGGCAACTTTAAAACCTATGTTTCGGCGCTTAAAACGCAATTTGACTGGTATAAAAGTGAAGGCTGGCCTGAAAACCATGCCGGATTCAAGCAGGGGGAATTCCAGTTCACCGCTTATTACGCCCCCGCGGCCATTGAAGCACGCAGTCAACGGGGCGGTGACTTTTTATACCCTATCTACGGCAATCCGGGTGTAGTCAATGCCGCCCTGGAAAGTAAACGATTGAAATTAAAAGGCCCCTTGTGCGGCGTCGATCCTCTGACCAACATGGCGCGTGGATTTTGTCTTAAACATAAAAACGGCACCTATTCGGTGGTGCCCGACCGAGAAGAAATTGAACACGGCGCCCTCGACAAAAGACACATCATTGGCTACGTAAAAGATCCCAATGATCCGGCTTTTTTAATGGTTGAAGGCTCTGGCTCCCTGGTGCTGGATGGCAAATTCCTCCATGTGAATTACGCCGGAGCCAACGGCAGGCCGCGTACCATGCTTGGCCGCATCGTCCAATGCGCTCAGGATCCCACCTGCGGCGGCAACCTAGAGACCATCGAGCGTTGCGCCCACGATCCCAAATGCCATGATGAAGCTAAATTACGCTGTAATGTGTCGCAAAAAATCAAGCAAAGCGCCGCTTCGGAAAAGCAGATTCGTCAATACCTCGATAGTCTCCATCCTCATCAGGCCGACAATTTGAGAAATCGCGATCAAAGCTATGTCTTTTTTGCCAAAGAAGAAGGCGGCCCTTATGGTTCTGAAAACATCACGCTGACGCCTCATGCTTCCTGCGCCACCGATCACAAGGTTATCCCAGTGGGGATGAGTTTTATTTACCATTGCAACAATAAAACGTCCTGGTGTTTAGCTCAAGACACAGGAGGGGCTATCGTGGGTGCCCATGTGGATGTCTATAAAGGCGAAGGCGACCAGGCCGGCGTGGAAGCGAATGCCATCAATCATGCCGGCTCATTGTTTTTAGCCTTGCCTAAAGGATAA
- a CDS encoding Maf family protein translates to MHALNMILASASPRRRHLLETHGFTARVMPADIEEIPQPNETAKAYVTRLAKEKAEAVLSRIAINEADLILAADTTVAYQNHILEKPRDANDAYTMLQKLSGKTHEVHTGYALVFLPAKRWIVDCVTTTITFHTLTEKQIHQYIDSGDPFDKAGAYGIQTVRDTFVKEIRGSYYNVMGLPIEDILQKMPPPIPRV, encoded by the coding sequence ATGCACGCATTAAACATGATTCTGGCCAGTGCCTCACCAAGACGCCGTCACCTCTTGGAAACGCATGGTTTCACTGCGCGGGTAATGCCCGCTGACATAGAAGAAATACCGCAGCCGAATGAAACGGCGAAAGCCTACGTGACTCGTCTGGCGAAAGAGAAAGCCGAGGCTGTTTTATCGCGGATAGCAATCAACGAAGCCGATCTGATTCTGGCGGCAGATACAACCGTGGCTTATCAGAACCACATTCTGGAAAAGCCCCGTGATGCAAACGACGCTTATACCATGCTGCAGAAACTAAGCGGTAAAACCCACGAAGTCCATACAGGCTATGCCCTTGTTTTTTTACCCGCCAAACGCTGGATCGTTGATTGCGTAACCACCACCATTACCTTCCATACCCTGACTGAAAAGCAGATACATCAGTATATTGATTCTGGCGATCCCTTCGATAAGGCGGGAGCGTACGGGATACAGACTGTGCGCGATACCTTTGTGAAAGAAATCAGAGGCTCTTACTACAATGTCATGGGGCTGCCCATTGAGGACATTCTGCAAAAAATGCCCCCGCCGATCCCCAGAGTGTAA